In Halococcus saccharolyticus DSM 5350, one DNA window encodes the following:
- a CDS encoding SDR family NAD(P)-dependent oxidoreductase, whose protein sequence is MAATNTEAAEYNERKLENKVAVVTGGNSGIGRAIAERFHAQGASVAIFGRNQETLNETLDALGGEDESLAVRGDVTNPEDLDKLYAAVEERFGRVDVLVANAGVGKIRPFDEVDEDFFDTVTDIDFKGAFFTVQKALPLLSDGGSVMFTTTGATEKGLPGMSVYAAAKAALRSLTRTLAAELAPREVRVNAISPGPVETSLVERMGIPTEQATEELGKITEQQPLDRFGRPEEVAAAAVFLASEDASYVTGAKIDVDGGMAQV, encoded by the coding sequence ATGGCAGCAACCAACACGGAAGCAGCGGAGTACAACGAGCGGAAACTGGAGAACAAGGTCGCGGTCGTCACTGGCGGCAACAGCGGTATCGGCCGCGCGATCGCCGAGAGGTTTCACGCGCAAGGCGCGTCGGTCGCGATCTTCGGCCGGAATCAGGAAACGCTCAACGAGACCCTCGACGCGCTCGGCGGCGAAGACGAGTCGCTCGCCGTCCGAGGTGACGTCACCAACCCCGAGGATCTCGACAAACTCTATGCGGCCGTCGAGGAGCGTTTCGGTCGCGTTGACGTCCTCGTGGCGAACGCCGGGGTCGGCAAGATCCGTCCGTTCGACGAGGTCGACGAGGACTTTTTCGACACGGTCACGGACATCGATTTCAAGGGTGCGTTCTTCACGGTCCAGAAGGCCCTCCCGCTACTGAGCGACGGCGGCTCAGTGATGTTCACTACCACGGGCGCGACCGAAAAAGGTCTCCCGGGTATGTCGGTCTACGCAGCTGCGAAAGCGGCGCTGCGCTCGCTAACGCGCACGTTAGCGGCCGAGCTCGCGCCACGAGAAGTCCGCGTGAACGCTATTAGTCCTGGTCCGGTCGAGACATCGCTCGTGGAACGAATGGGTATCCCGACCGAGCAGGCCACCGAGGAACTGGGAAAGATCACTGAGCAGCAACCACTCGACCGATTCGGCCGGCCAGAGGAGGTTGCGGCGGCAGCGGTGTTCCTCGCCAGCGAAGACGCCTCCTATGTCACCGGCGCGAAGATCGACGTCGACGGTGGGATGGCACAGGTCTGA
- the msrB gene encoding peptide-methionine (R)-S-oxide reductase MsrB, with protein sequence MSNEPATTADEIPETDEEWREVLTDEEYEILREQGTEPKFSGDLLDESEDGTYLCAGCGTELFSSDTKFDSETGWPSFSDAVDEHIELRRDTSHGMDRTEVVCAECGGHLGHVFDDGPEPTGKRYCINSAALGFDEDEA encoded by the coding sequence ATGTCGAACGAACCAGCGACTACGGCGGACGAGATCCCAGAAACCGACGAGGAGTGGCGCGAAGTGCTGACCGACGAGGAGTACGAGATCCTGCGCGAGCAGGGCACCGAGCCCAAGTTCAGCGGCGACCTCCTCGACGAGAGCGAGGACGGCACCTATCTCTGTGCGGGCTGTGGAACCGAACTGTTCAGTTCGGATACCAAGTTCGACTCCGAGACCGGCTGGCCGAGTTTCTCCGACGCGGTCGACGAGCACATCGAACTCCGCCGGGACACCAGCCACGGAATGGACCGGACGGAAGTGGTGTGCGCCGAGTGTGGCGGCCACCTCGGCCACGTCTTCGACGACGGTCCGGAACCGACCGGCAAGCGCTACTGCATCAACTCCGCGGCACTCGGCTTCGACGAGGACGAAGCGTAA
- a CDS encoding PstS family phosphate ABC transporter substrate-binding protein has protein sequence MMQESPVSRRAVLAGGAGLCAGLAGCISTSATPPSQAGGNGSGGGGGNENVPTLRLGGSSTVFPIVDRAASFWGTNAAPPDEEYWTPGEYGISTDERLADYWAGQYGFDATEGETPPIAVSVELSHSGTGLENLRKGRLDVGNSSAPVKAEFPELEQAELSKYTDHVVGVDAQPIVVSGAIAEAGVEKISAETLKGIYAGDITDWRDVPGYEGPKTEIQAVGRAEGSGTDTAFRNNLFGDSNAPIPGVDSRKGQNQQVRQIVANSDNAIAYMALAFVDDSVSTITLTFDGTEYVPGENLAEGGYPLARDLHCYTWDGTSKKEAAFVRMILSEYGQANFVEGAGYATLTDERQQRQRDKLPAPQQ, from the coding sequence ATGATGCAGGAGAGCCCTGTGAGTCGGCGCGCAGTGCTGGCCGGTGGAGCCGGCCTCTGTGCGGGACTCGCCGGTTGTATCAGTACGAGTGCGACGCCGCCGAGCCAGGCAGGTGGGAACGGTTCGGGCGGCGGCGGTGGCAACGAGAACGTCCCGACGCTCCGTCTGGGCGGCTCCTCGACGGTGTTCCCGATCGTCGACAGGGCGGCGTCGTTCTGGGGGACGAACGCTGCTCCACCCGACGAAGAGTACTGGACGCCCGGCGAGTACGGGATCAGTACGGACGAACGCCTCGCGGATTACTGGGCGGGGCAGTACGGCTTCGACGCGACCGAAGGCGAGACACCCCCGATTGCGGTGTCGGTGGAGCTCAGTCACTCGGGAACGGGGCTCGAAAACCTCCGGAAGGGACGGCTCGATGTCGGGAACTCGAGCGCACCCGTGAAAGCGGAGTTCCCCGAGTTGGAGCAAGCCGAGCTCTCGAAGTACACGGATCACGTCGTTGGCGTCGACGCCCAGCCGATCGTCGTGAGCGGGGCGATCGCCGAAGCCGGCGTCGAGAAGATTTCGGCAGAGACCCTGAAGGGGATCTACGCCGGCGACATCACCGACTGGCGGGACGTTCCGGGCTACGAGGGGCCGAAAACGGAGATCCAGGCGGTCGGACGCGCCGAGGGATCGGGCACCGACACCGCATTCCGGAACAACCTCTTCGGCGATTCGAACGCCCCGATCCCCGGCGTCGACAGCCGGAAAGGGCAAAACCAGCAGGTCAGACAGATCGTCGCGAACTCCGACAACGCAATCGCGTACATGGCGCTCGCGTTCGTCGATGATTCCGTATCCACGATCACGCTGACGTTCGACGGAACCGAGTACGTGCCCGGCGAGAACCTCGCGGAGGGGGGTTACCCGCTCGCGCGCGATCTCCACTGTTACACGTGGGACGGCACCTCGAAGAAGGAAGCCGCGTTCGTTCGCATGATTCTCAGTGAGTACGGCCAGGCGAACTTCGTGGAAGGGGCGGGCTACGCGACGCTGACCGACGAACGACAGCAACGCCAGCGCGACAAGCTTCCAGCTCCGCAGCAATGA
- a CDS encoding RAD55 family ATPase produces the protein MSSRLPTGIDLLDQRLGGGIPPGSIVALTAPPASQAELLLYEFMAPRETMYLTLDRTELAVADALRRTAIDTGDPTIQYVAEDSRVDHAIELFHDLPERSTLIVDPHTVLERKERSRFREFMTQLHLHVIDTESIAVLHCLDGRSVPALRDTTAHMADVILRLTATTAGTAVETRLAVPKFRGGRALTETLKLRLTDRVEIDTSRDIA, from the coding sequence ATGTCGTCGCGTCTTCCCACCGGGATCGACCTCCTCGACCAGCGCCTCGGCGGCGGCATCCCGCCGGGAAGCATCGTCGCGCTGACCGCGCCGCCGGCGAGCCAGGCCGAGCTCTTGCTCTACGAGTTCATGGCACCGCGCGAGACGATGTATCTCACGCTCGACCGGACCGAACTCGCCGTGGCCGACGCACTGCGGCGGACGGCGATCGACACCGGCGATCCGACGATCCAGTACGTCGCCGAGGACTCCCGGGTCGATCACGCCATCGAACTGTTCCACGACCTTCCCGAGCGCTCGACGCTGATCGTCGATCCCCACACCGTGCTCGAACGCAAGGAACGCTCGCGCTTTCGGGAGTTCATGACCCAGCTCCACCTCCACGTCATCGACACCGAGAGCATCGCCGTGCTCCACTGCCTCGACGGCCGGAGCGTGCCGGCACTACGAGATACGACAGCCCACATGGCCGACGTGATCCTCCGACTGACGGCCACCACCGCCGGCACGGCGGTCGAAACCAGACTCGCCGTTCCCAAGTTCCGCGGCGGGCGCGCACTCACCGAGACGCTCAAGCTCAGACTCACCGACAGAGTCGAGATCGACACCAGCCGCGACATCGCCTGA
- a CDS encoding VOC family protein: MDVIHTAIWVSDLEAARTFFVDALGLDEHWSFTMDGVENVYVGGEHGEIQLRYDPERGDPTPDRDALDHVAVSVDDVTAETERVVAATDCEVLEGPMRVEAADTKVSFIEGPDGYVVELVEDRG; encoded by the coding sequence ATGGATGTCATCCATACCGCAATATGGGTATCCGACCTCGAGGCAGCCCGGACGTTTTTCGTCGATGCGCTCGGTCTCGACGAACACTGGTCGTTCACGATGGACGGCGTCGAGAACGTCTACGTCGGCGGGGAGCACGGGGAGATTCAGCTCCGGTACGATCCGGAGCGAGGCGACCCGACACCGGACCGCGACGCACTGGATCACGTCGCGGTCTCGGTCGACGACGTCACGGCCGAGACGGAGCGGGTGGTCGCGGCCACCGACTGCGAAGTCCTCGAGGGGCCGATGAGGGTGGAGGCTGCCGACACGAAGGTATCGTTCATCGAGGGGCCGGACGGCTACGTCGTCGAACTCGTCGAAGACCGCGGATAG
- the pstA gene encoding phosphate ABC transporter permease PstA, whose translation MAETSTSALTRGTSGSLRYAAGAVTGLGIGVLLASLLTFAGVLPTGVVAGVQLLDLLAVVLGAGALAMIGVGAASSVGLLDTTPDHTAGTSLAAVFGIVGFVAGCLVAAQTLGLATLWPLGGVAGAALGVGLALVPREDVALAATGGGFALVASLVVLTGVIDSGWSWQPNGLSVVFSAGTTVPLLFSVAGLLLAWVGSQAIAGFGTQGRARGASLLVSANAAGMIALLVVLVSFIAVRGWGPMTEGVRYGLFWEPLTWFQVPIWEQWVIVNAPTIWFYWPFAMEGVAISNPVNGVAPAIVGTVWLVVGAVTFAVPLGVGTAVFLTEYAEQGRITALVEIATNGLWSTPSVVYGLFGLAFLVPRIGNQSTLLSGMIVLGFMLLPLVVITSREALLNVPDEYRDASAALGVSRWETIKTIVLPAAMPGVITGTILGVGRIAGETAPILLVLTGEPFPAEGPDLLDFSAGFTSSFPFVEVSAINPDALLQSATALPYQLFATITAGVGDVSEGFRWGTALVLLLVVMSFYAVGIASRIYFRRKLDA comes from the coding sequence ATGGCCGAAACGAGCACGTCGGCCCTCACTCGCGGCACGTCCGGCTCGCTGCGGTACGCCGCTGGCGCGGTCACCGGCCTCGGCATCGGTGTCCTGCTCGCGAGCCTGCTCACGTTCGCGGGCGTTCTTCCGACCGGCGTCGTCGCGGGCGTCCAGCTGCTCGATCTGCTCGCGGTCGTCCTCGGAGCAGGGGCGCTCGCCATGATCGGTGTCGGGGCCGCCTCGTCGGTGGGGCTGCTCGACACGACGCCGGATCACACCGCCGGCACGTCGCTCGCGGCGGTGTTCGGAATCGTCGGCTTCGTGGCCGGCTGCCTCGTGGCCGCACAGACGCTCGGCCTGGCGACGCTCTGGCCGCTCGGCGGAGTCGCTGGCGCGGCACTCGGCGTCGGGCTCGCGCTCGTCCCGCGTGAGGACGTGGCACTCGCCGCGACCGGCGGCGGGTTCGCGCTGGTCGCGAGCCTCGTCGTCCTCACCGGCGTCATCGATTCGGGGTGGTCGTGGCAGCCGAACGGGCTGTCGGTCGTCTTCAGCGCCGGTACGACCGTGCCGCTGCTGTTCAGTGTCGCCGGCCTGTTGCTCGCGTGGGTCGGGTCGCAGGCGATCGCCGGGTTCGGCACGCAGGGCAGAGCGCGCGGTGCGTCGCTGCTCGTGAGCGCGAACGCGGCAGGGATGATCGCGCTGCTCGTGGTGCTGGTTTCGTTCATCGCCGTCCGCGGATGGGGGCCGATGACCGAGGGCGTTCGATACGGACTGTTCTGGGAGCCGCTCACGTGGTTTCAGGTCCCGATCTGGGAGCAGTGGGTCATCGTCAACGCGCCGACGATCTGGTTTTACTGGCCGTTCGCGATGGAGGGCGTCGCGATCTCCAACCCAGTGAACGGGGTCGCCCCCGCCATCGTCGGCACGGTCTGGCTCGTGGTCGGTGCGGTGACGTTCGCGGTGCCGCTCGGTGTCGGTACAGCAGTATTCCTGACCGAGTACGCCGAGCAGGGTCGTATCACCGCGCTGGTCGAGATCGCGACCAACGGCCTCTGGAGCACGCCGAGCGTTGTCTACGGCCTGTTCGGGCTCGCGTTTCTCGTCCCACGGATCGGCAACCAGAGCACGCTGCTGTCGGGAATGATCGTGCTCGGGTTCATGTTACTGCCGCTCGTGGTCATCACGAGCCGGGAGGCGCTGCTCAACGTCCCCGACGAGTACCGCGACGCGAGCGCCGCGCTCGGGGTCAGTCGGTGGGAGACGATCAAGACCATCGTGCTGCCGGCCGCGATGCCGGGCGTCATCACCGGCACGATCCTCGGCGTCGGCCGGATCGCGGGCGAGACGGCACCCATTTTGCTGGTGCTCACCGGCGAGCCGTTCCCCGCCGAGGGCCCCGATCTCCTCGATTTCTCGGCCGGGTTCACCTCGTCGTTCCCGTTCGTTGAGGTCAGCGCGATCAACCCGGACGCACTGCTCCAGTCCGCGACCGCGCTGCCCTACCAGCTGTTCGCCACCATCACTGCGGGTGTCGGTGACGTCTCCGAGGGCTTCAGATGGGGGACAGCGCTCGTCCTCCTGTTGGTGGTGATGAGCTTCTACGCCGTCGGTATCGCCTCGCGAATCTACTTCCGGAGGAAACTCGACGCATGA
- a CDS encoding amphi-Trp domain-containing protein, translated as MADTTSASQTLSREDIAAELESLANELRNTESEVDVAVGNKSVTLSPDETVDYDIEVSEREPMIGDKRESISIEVSWKADE; from the coding sequence ATGGCAGACACTACCAGCGCGAGCCAGACACTCTCACGAGAGGACATCGCGGCAGAGTTGGAATCGCTCGCGAACGAGCTACGGAACACCGAAAGCGAGGTCGACGTCGCCGTCGGCAACAAGTCGGTGACGCTCAGCCCGGACGAAACGGTCGACTACGACATCGAAGTGAGCGAACGGGAGCCGATGATCGGCGACAAACGCGAATCGATCAGCATCGAGGTGAGCTGGAAAGCAGACGAGTAG
- the pstC gene encoding phosphate ABC transporter permease subunit PstC, with product MSTETGLSGRMGGVTDAGHVGGLVLVTLLATAVTFFLAPGFVVYPLAAVVVSVAYGWLADEATTARTLALAATVVTVLVLGLIMIYLVVRSLPAFRTMGLGILTKTDGALWAPSEAVYSLVPMMWGTLVTTLIAAAVAAPLGVAGAVFISEMAPGWARNVLKPAVEALAGIPSIVYGFIGFTVLNQFMMDEFALPDFGSLFVVGGVIGAMALPTVVSVAEDAITSVPGPMKDGSLALGATGWQTTTDVTVPAAFSGISAAVLLGVGRAVGETMAATVILANVTELPDPLYDVFGNTITLTSLIASQYGIASGLQMSALFAAGVVLFVTVLGLSLGSQYIERRMQRKLGGSE from the coding sequence ATGAGCACCGAGACCGGACTTTCGGGACGGATGGGAGGGGTCACCGACGCGGGCCACGTCGGCGGGCTCGTCCTCGTGACGCTGCTCGCCACCGCAGTCACGTTCTTCCTCGCTCCGGGATTCGTCGTGTATCCGCTCGCGGCGGTCGTCGTGAGCGTGGCCTACGGCTGGCTCGCCGACGAGGCGACGACCGCCCGCACGCTCGCACTCGCGGCGACGGTCGTGACGGTACTCGTTCTCGGGCTGATCATGATCTATCTCGTCGTGCGGTCGCTCCCGGCGTTTCGGACGATGGGTCTCGGCATTTTGACGAAGACCGACGGCGCGCTATGGGCTCCGAGCGAGGCGGTCTACTCGCTCGTCCCGATGATGTGGGGGACGCTGGTCACGACGCTCATCGCGGCCGCGGTCGCGGCCCCGCTCGGCGTCGCGGGTGCGGTGTTCATCAGCGAGATGGCTCCCGGTTGGGCACGGAACGTGCTCAAACCCGCCGTGGAGGCGCTCGCAGGGATTCCCTCGATCGTCTATGGCTTCATCGGCTTCACCGTCCTCAATCAGTTCATGATGGACGAGTTCGCGCTGCCGGACTTCGGCAGCCTGTTCGTCGTGGGCGGTGTCATCGGCGCGATGGCGCTGCCCACCGTGGTCTCCGTGGCCGAGGACGCGATCACGAGCGTTCCCGGCCCGATGAAGGACGGTTCGCTCGCGCTCGGCGCGACCGGCTGGCAGACCACGACCGACGTCACGGTGCCCGCGGCGTTCTCGGGCATCTCCGCCGCCGTCCTGCTCGGCGTCGGCCGTGCGGTCGGCGAGACGATGGCTGCGACGGTGATCCTCGCGAACGTCACCGAGCTGCCCGACCCGCTGTACGACGTGTTCGGCAACACGATCACGCTTACGAGCCTGATCGCCAGCCAGTACGGCATCGCCAGCGGGCTCCAGATGAGCGCGCTGTTCGCCGCCGGCGTCGTCCTCTTCGTGACGGTGCTCGGTCTCAGCCTCGGCTCGCAGTACATCGAGCGCCGGATGCAACGGAAGCTCGGGGGGAGTGAGTGA
- a CDS encoding response regulator, whose amino-acid sequence MTRTVLIVDDDAGIRELLRFKLGKHDFEVATSSNGRECLEYLDTEPLPDLVLLDIMMPYMDGNEVLDRIRDEVDVTLPVVLLTAAESRAEIDDSIEVTDHIEKPFRMNEVVDCVQHVLDESASD is encoded by the coding sequence ATGACGCGAACAGTCCTGATCGTTGACGATGACGCGGGAATCCGTGAGCTACTCCGGTTCAAGCTCGGGAAACACGACTTCGAGGTCGCGACGAGTTCGAACGGGCGCGAGTGTCTCGAGTATCTCGATACCGAACCGTTGCCGGATCTCGTCCTGCTCGACATCATGATGCCGTACATGGACGGGAACGAAGTCCTCGACCGGATCCGCGACGAGGTCGACGTCACCCTACCGGTGGTGTTGTTGACCGCGGCGGAGTCCCGTGCGGAGATCGACGACTCGATCGAGGTGACGGACCACATCGAGAAGCCGTTCCGGATGAACGAGGTCGTCGACTGCGTGCAGCACGTTCTGGATGAGTCGGCGTCGGACTGA
- a CDS encoding FKBP-type peptidyl-prolyl cis-trans isomerase, producing the protein MTDDQPEGAEPNDEPSDADTDETEASGIQEGDFVRLAYTARSVENDQLVDTTDQDVAEEEGVDDQQQTFEPRVIAVGAGHLFDAVEQDFIGGEAGDSGSVTVPAAEAFGEYDEEEVRTISAEKIPEDDRYPGGHVDIEGEHGHVNTIIGGRARVDFNHPLAGEDVEYDYEVLDTVDDRIERAEGMLGMYFDADLDMRIEVDEVEEEQMVEPDEDEGDEDEEAEPEFETEVVEKETLYIEQSPQLQFDQQWMMGKQQILGDLIDRLDLDRVIVEEVIDGTGGMMGGMGGMMGGMGGGGEEADLEAIEEELEDADIDADEITEELDDVESDE; encoded by the coding sequence ATGACCGACGATCAGCCCGAGGGAGCCGAACCGAACGACGAGCCCAGCGATGCTGACACCGATGAAACCGAAGCCAGCGGCATCCAAGAGGGCGACTTCGTTCGTCTCGCGTACACCGCCCGCTCGGTCGAGAACGACCAGCTCGTCGACACCACCGATCAGGACGTCGCCGAGGAAGAGGGCGTCGACGACCAGCAGCAGACCTTCGAGCCGCGCGTGATCGCGGTCGGCGCAGGGCACCTCTTCGACGCCGTCGAGCAGGACTTCATCGGTGGCGAGGCCGGCGACTCCGGATCCGTGACCGTGCCCGCGGCCGAGGCGTTCGGTGAGTACGACGAGGAGGAAGTCCGAACGATCAGCGCGGAGAAGATCCCCGAGGACGATCGGTATCCCGGCGGCCACGTCGACATCGAGGGTGAACACGGCCACGTCAACACCATCATCGGCGGCCGCGCACGCGTCGACTTCAACCATCCGCTCGCGGGCGAGGACGTCGAGTACGACTACGAGGTGCTCGACACCGTCGACGACCGGATCGAGCGCGCCGAGGGGATGCTCGGGATGTACTTCGACGCCGACCTCGACATGCGGATCGAGGTCGACGAGGTCGAGGAAGAGCAGATGGTCGAACCCGACGAAGACGAAGGCGACGAGGACGAGGAGGCCGAACCCGAGTTCGAGACCGAAGTCGTCGAGAAGGAGACGCTCTACATCGAGCAGTCGCCCCAGCTCCAGTTCGACCAGCAGTGGATGATGGGCAAACAGCAGATCCTCGGCGACCTCATCGATCGGCTCGATCTCGACCGCGTGATCGTCGAGGAGGTCATCGACGGCACCGGTGGGATGATGGGCGGCATGGGTGGCATGATGGGCGGTATGGGCGGCGGTGGCGAGGAGGCCGACCTCGAAGCCATCGAAGAAGAGCTCGAAGACGCCGACATCGACGCCGACGAGATCACCGAGGAACTCGACGACGTCGAATCCGACGAATAG
- a CDS encoding methionine adenosyltransferase — protein sequence MTERNIRVEALDRPAVDDQTVEIVERKGIGHPDSLCDGIAESVSRALAAAYLDRVGTILHYNTDETQLVAGNAAPAFGGGEMIEPIYILIVGRATSEYQGTKIPTEPIALRAARQYLDAHVPHLDVGTDVILDAKLGEGSGDLQDVFDDGSVPMANDTSFGVGHAPLSETEEIVLNTERRLNGEYAADNPELGADIKVMGKREGDRIDVTVAAAMIDAHIESLDAYTDAVDGVREYVTDLAREYTDREVEVRVNTADDYDEGSIYLTTTGTSAEQGDDGSVGRGNRANGLITPNRSMSMEATSGKNPVNHIGKLYNLLSTEIAESVVGEVDGIRDLRVRLVSRIGQPVDQPHVADVHVSTESGVAVGDVESEVGRIVDRELADLSDVTRRAVDGEITTF from the coding sequence ATGACCGAACGGAACATCCGGGTCGAGGCGCTCGACCGCCCTGCAGTCGACGACCAAACCGTGGAAATCGTCGAGCGAAAGGGTATCGGCCATCCCGACTCGCTCTGCGACGGGATCGCCGAGAGCGTCTCACGTGCGCTCGCGGCCGCGTATCTCGACCGTGTCGGGACGATCCTCCACTACAACACCGACGAAACCCAATTAGTGGCGGGCAACGCCGCGCCCGCTTTCGGCGGCGGCGAGATGATCGAACCGATCTACATCCTGATCGTCGGCCGCGCGACCAGCGAGTATCAGGGAACGAAGATCCCAACCGAGCCGATCGCCCTCCGGGCAGCCCGTCAGTATCTCGACGCCCACGTTCCGCATCTCGATGTCGGCACCGACGTGATCCTCGACGCGAAGCTCGGCGAGGGCAGCGGCGACCTCCAAGACGTGTTCGACGACGGCAGCGTCCCAATGGCGAACGACACGAGCTTCGGGGTGGGCCACGCGCCGCTTTCCGAAACCGAGGAGATCGTCCTCAATACCGAGCGCCGTCTCAACGGCGAGTACGCAGCCGACAATCCCGAACTCGGTGCGGACATCAAGGTGATGGGCAAACGCGAGGGCGACCGGATCGACGTCACCGTGGCGGCGGCGATGATCGACGCCCACATCGAGAGTCTCGACGCGTACACCGATGCGGTCGACGGCGTACGCGAGTACGTCACCGACCTCGCCCGCGAGTACACCGATCGCGAGGTCGAAGTCAGAGTCAACACCGCCGACGACTACGACGAGGGTTCGATCTACCTCACGACGACCGGGACCTCGGCTGAACAGGGCGACGACGGCTCGGTGGGACGGGGCAACCGCGCGAACGGTCTCATCACTCCGAACCGATCGATGTCGATGGAGGCGACCTCGGGGAAGAACCCCGTGAACCACATCGGGAAGCTTTACAACCTGCTCTCGACCGAAATCGCCGAAAGCGTCGTGGGCGAGGTCGACGGCATCCGCGATCTCCGGGTCCGACTCGTGAGTCGGATCGGCCAGCCGGTCGATCAACCCCACGTCGCCGACGTCCACGTCAGCACCGAATCCGGCGTCGCGGTCGGCGACGTCGAGAGCGAAGTCGGGCGGATCGTCGACCGTGAACTCGCCGACCTCAGTGACGTGACCCGTCGGGCCGTCGACGGCGAGATCACGACGTTCTGA
- the cyaB gene encoding class IV adenylate cyclase, with amino-acid sequence MYEVELKVRAAHEPVRDALVAREATRLGTVAQDDTYYDAPHRSFVETDEALRLRHETQEENAESTTHLTYKGPLVDTTSKTREEAETAVDDPEAAETIVEALGFSPAASVRKRRERFALGEYTIALDSVTDVGQFVEVERTVETETEIDRARDGARELLADLGLDPDDQLRTSYLALLLDARETADEQNERDGGNNRQ; translated from the coding sequence ATGTACGAAGTCGAACTCAAGGTCCGCGCCGCCCACGAACCGGTCCGGGACGCGCTCGTAGCCCGCGAAGCCACGCGCCTCGGCACCGTCGCGCAGGACGACACCTACTACGACGCTCCCCACCGATCGTTCGTCGAAACCGACGAGGCGCTCAGACTCCGCCACGAGACGCAGGAGGAGAACGCGGAGAGCACGACCCACCTCACCTACAAGGGACCGCTGGTCGACACCACGTCGAAGACCCGCGAGGAAGCCGAAACCGCCGTCGACGATCCCGAGGCGGCCGAGACGATCGTCGAGGCCCTCGGATTTTCGCCCGCCGCGAGCGTACGGAAACGCCGAGAACGCTTCGCTCTCGGGGAGTACACGATCGCCCTCGATAGCGTCACGGACGTGGGACAGTTCGTCGAAGTCGAGCGAACGGTCGAGACGGAGACCGAGATCGACCGCGCGCGCGACGGCGCACGCGAACTCCTCGCCGACCTCGGTCTCGATCCCGACGACCAGCTCCGAACGTCGTATCTCGCCCTTCTGCTCGATGCGCGCGAGACGGCGGACGAGCAGAACGAGCGTGACGGTGGCAATAACCGACAATAA
- a CDS encoding Rrf2 family transcriptional regulator, with the protein MNNTRFQAGVHTLVVLAVWDRPTTSETISYSVDTNPVVVRRLLGDFQEAGVVRSQRGRSGGFELARSPEEITLLDVYRTVDTGPLFQSYDDYPNEECPVGCRMPEVLNDMLASAERAFEERLADVTIASLTEGIVADAEAEHGRPIIEVATEFRAQQQQT; encoded by the coding sequence ATGAACAACACCCGGTTTCAAGCCGGTGTACACACGCTTGTCGTGCTGGCTGTGTGGGACAGGCCGACTACCTCCGAAACGATTTCGTACAGCGTCGACACGAATCCCGTGGTCGTTCGCCGGCTGTTGGGGGATTTTCAGGAGGCTGGTGTCGTCCGGTCCCAACGTGGCCGCAGCGGCGGGTTCGAACTCGCACGCTCTCCGGAGGAGATCACCCTGCTCGACGTCTATCGCACGGTCGATACCGGCCCGTTGTTCCAGTCCTACGACGACTATCCGAACGAGGAGTGTCCGGTCGGTTGTCGGATGCCCGAGGTGCTCAACGATATGCTCGCGTCCGCGGAGCGAGCCTTCGAGGAACGTCTCGCCGACGTGACGATTGCCTCGCTCACCGAGGGAATTGTCGCTGATGCCGAAGCCGAACACGGACGTCCTATCATCGAAGTGGCGACTGAATTTCGGGCACAACAGCAACAGACATAA